Genomic window (Maylandia zebra isolate NMK-2024a linkage group LG11, Mzebra_GT3a, whole genome shotgun sequence):
TTTTGACCTGGCTGCCAGTTTGCGACTTTCCCCAGACAGACAGTGAAAGACAGACTCCTTGTGTCAGTAGTTTGAGCGAGCCCAGAGCGAGCTCAGGGGGACAAATGGTGGGAAGGGCTGTAGAAGGGAGacaggaaggggggggggggggagccaACAGCAGAGCAAAGACAATTGCAAAACTTCAAAGCTTTAGTGACTAGAAGTGTTGCAAAAGTCACCTGCAGTAAGGAGCAGTAATAACTATTCTGTTTTGTACCTTCACGACACATGCACCGCAATCAGAGTAACTTTGTATTGaggaatgacctgcagaaaagGAAGACTAGAGCCACCTTCAACCTTTGCTGTTTACCCATACCTCAGTCTCATGCAggaaaacgcacacacacacaaacacacacacgcacaagaGGCTCCAACAGACCTTGATAAACAGATGTGCTCATAAGCCCGGGGCATGAGACGCCCTGGATAAGGGGTCTTCAGAGAATCCCTCTCCCttgaaaacacagacacacaaagcaatAGGCGGGAAGAAGAAGATGCAATGTGGAAAGTAGGTTTGCGACAGCTCACACACCTGGCTCTCCGTCTCATAGAGGACATAGTTATCACATTAACGCGACTCTCACTCTCCCGAGAACTGCCGGTCAGAGGCTAGTGTAGACGCGGGGAGATGCTAGAGTGCAGAGCTTTGATGAATGAAGACGTAAAGAGGGTGGTGGAGTTGAAGACGGAGCGAATTCAGTGGGCACGAATAGGTggagatttaaagaaaaaaaaaagaagcattaattgaaattaaaataatacagaAGTGTGAGAAGGTTTTATTAAACCACCAAAATCAGCCACTGGGACACACATTAGACACGTAAACAGCAGCCAGGGTAGTGAAAGCTCCATAGGGGTTAAGGTAGAAGGGGTTGAAGGGGCCGTGTAGCCTTCAGGCATTCTGTCTTTGGGGAGGGAAAGGGTATAATTACATCCCATTCATTCCTCCTCCCCTCCTTTTCAGGAGAACACATTGGCCCCAGACCCCTAACAGCTTTTAATTAGCCAGACCAATGGTGGCGAGGAGGAGGGGAAGTGAGGAGGTGAAGAGAAGAATAAAAGGAGAGTTTTCTTAAAAGCATGAGCCGTGAATGAAATTAGCAACAAAATCTATCTGTTTTGTTGGCTTTTGACAAGCCCGTTTTCACATGGAGGTCGGCCAGACCGCTAACAAGGACACACTGTGGGGAAAAAGGTGTATCCTATACAATTTAAAACTACTCGTTACTTCAGAGGAAACCACTAGAGACCTCCAAATGTCTTGTTTTACCCAACCCTGTTATTACTGGTTTGACTGAAGAAAACAGTAGAGAGGAGCAACATGAGAGGCACGGCTTATTTGGCTAATTAGGCTGCTACAGATGTCTTTTCATTTCAGTAAAGCACTTGCCCTTGTAGacccaagacacacacacagtcgcagataaacacacaaacaaaggcGTACACACCTGCACAGAAGTGTACACACTTACAAAGGGCCTTTTCAGAGAGAAAGCTCAGGGTAGTGATCAGCTTATTAGCCCTGGAAAACAAGTATAGAGCTGTGCTCAGCTAACAAAGCGTGTTTTGACAGGTAGGTCAGCACTAacccatacacacacgcacacaatgcacacaaacagttacacacacacagaggcaggaAGAAGGGGTTAGAGGCCCTCATTTTGGAGCCAGGGTGTCTGTGACTTGGTCAGGGGTGTCCTGACGGGAGCCACAACAACGGGAGGGGAAGAAGGGGGAGGGTCTCAGAGGCACCGCGTCTCGCTTTGATGACAGGACACGCACATAAACAGGGGTTGTTTTCTTGCCACTCTCACTCCGCGCAACATGTGAGACGCAAGCGTCCACAAGCAGTTGCTCATAAGCACAGATTGAATTTGCGGATTAGAGCTTTTATCCCTGAGGATGTCATGGAAGTAATGTGCAAATATCAGTCTTTCTTCACCTCCTGGTTGATGGCGAGATTTGTGCACAGGCCAGCTGCACTTCGCACGCATGATGAAACTGAAAGGTTGGAGTTCATTAAAATCTCTTTCCCCTTTGCGCCGATAAATCTGGTCCTAATGGATTAGTAGcttattttttaacaaatagTAAGAGTTTTACTAcagtgaagctttttttttttttttccctatatCCTCGCTGAACATCGTCACCACTTAATGTGCAGTGAGACTTTACAGGAAATATACTTATTTTTCTACCGCCTCTCCATACTTCATTAGGACTCCCGGGGCGAAACAAGCATAGGAAGTGAGCACAAAAAGGAGCCGGGGAGGCTTAAAAGAAGCCACAAAACTAAATGAAGGGTAaagatgaaaagggaaagaaaaatagtgagataGTCTGGCTCCCCACCTAgtctctctgtgtctttgaggaaatcagagaaaaagaagataGAGATAGAGGCGGCAAATTAGCCAGAAAAGTCACGGCAGGAGCTCCGCCACAGATGGACAAACATTCAGGTGAAGAAATTAATGAGACAGAAACCAGAGAAGAGCTTAAAAACGCTTGACAGAAAGACTCAGTGAGCTGTACCGAGAGGAAAGTGGACCGAAAGAgaaagtgggaagaaaaaactccccaAAAGATTGTTGGAGCTGAGCTGTCATGTGTAATTTAGTTTCAAGCAAGTGCATCTCACCCaaagggaagagagagaaagagaaggtgTGCGAGTGTGTGGGATGGTGGGATGGGCTGTGTACGATTCTGGGTGTGTTTTCTCGCCCCAAAACAAATTGAACAAGTCCAGCCTGATCAGCCTCTTTCTAATTCTGTTGCTCAGACAGGTTTGCACaagcacacagaaaaacacatccTCACACGGCATCACCCAGCTTTACCTGTCTGTTTATTTGTGTTATTCATGTCTCTAAGACTCTTTTCAGTTGCCGCACGTGTCTGTGTTTAACTAGTCCTCATCAATATCCAGAACACATCCAGCGTATTATCTGCTCTGCTGGGTGTGTGTCGAAAACAACAGATGAGATCCGCCTCTGTTACTCATTTTGGAAAACTGGGTGAGGACATTTGTCAGTAACCTCgtgtctctttctgtctcccCTGTAGCTTTCAGTGGAATGAGTATACGGTGGAAGTGCGCATCAATGACTATCTGGACATCATCTGCCCTCACTACACCCACGACGAGGTGCCGTCGCATGCAGCTGAGCGTTACGTGCTGTACATGGTGGAGAGAGAGGACTACGAGGTGTGCAAGCCTCACTCCTTCGATCAGCTCCGCTGGGAGTGCTCGCGGCCCTTCGCTCCTCATGCTCCCGAAAAATTCTCGGAGAAGTTTCAACGCTTCACCCCCTTCACCCTGGGAAAGGAGTTCCGTCAGGGAGAGAGCTATTATTATATCTGTAAGTATCTTTAATGATATTTCTGCTCAGTCTTCTGTGGTTAGAGGAAGGTTCCTTGTGTTAAACTTTTCCCTCTGTCTCACTTTGTCAGCAAAGCCAATGCATCACCATGGGAAAGACTGTCTGCGGCTGAGAGTGGATGTAGTTGGACATAAAGGCTCTGGAAAGAATCACTATGACAAATCCAAAGCACGTGAAACAGAAAAAATCTTGGAAGGAGAAAAAGTGAATTTCCCTGCTACAGGAGGAGTTCACAACCCCTCTAACCATCTCCCAGCAGGTGAGCATTCTTTAAAAAATAGATTCCAGACATAGAAAATAATCACAGCGGTGCTGTGACTAAGACCAGCTCAGCTGGGTGTGTTTACCATCCCTGAGTGATGAAATCCTGTCCTAACGGTCCTTCCCATCTCTTCTCTCAGATGACCCTGCTGCGATGGAGCCAAATGTCCAGAGGAGTGTCGGCAACTCTGCAGCACAGCTGATCTCTCGTTCACTTCTTTTTGCCCTGATCCCAGTCTTATTAGCCCTGATGCTACACTAAAGGCAGTGAAAGCTCCACAACAGAGACATTACTAAcccgatgctggtcaccgggaCGTGAACGATCAGAGATTCTTTTTATACAGACTTTTTTTATACGAGCATGGACAGTGTGTGTTGTTCAGCGTGCGCTTGAtgtggtttttgtgtgtgtgaatgtggagcGTGGATCgctccaaaataaaaaagaggacctcagagactttttttttttttactttattttgagGATTGAAATTCTCACTTATGACCATTTAAGctgaacatttttgttttttcattatgaACGAAGTCGCAAACAGAACGATCCAAATGCTTTGTTATAAATCGACGGCAGCAAGATTACATTATCCTCACTGTCACGTGTCAACACATTTTCATAGCACTGGTACAGCTGTGCGTTTCATTAGTGAactctctttttcttcctctacATGTAGAGAAACTATTGATATTGTGTATTGTTGTCGGCAGCTGCCACAATATGTAGGATAATGTAGGATATTTGCCATGTTGTGTTGCACTCAACTCCTCGTTATAATGCTCCACATTTCTAAAGTTATCTGACATGTTATCAGTGGTAACGCAACCTGAGAAAACAGATGCTCTAACGGTGCAGCAGTGGTTCTCGCCCCGATTTCTGGCTTTTAGTGATGTCTATTGGTGCTCATGCTGATGAAATCTTTTCATGTAACCACgattaaaaatgtattccaAGAACCTAAAGATATGcatatactaaaaaaaaaagatgcagtgatatttatgtttttgttaagtcCTCATCTGTCAATTACACGGTTTCATGCGATGTTGTGAGCCAATGTTGAGAGCCactgaacaaaacaaagacaaactcaGCATCTTCAGCACTTATTCACTCATTTCTATTGTTTCGACTGTATCATGGTACACTGGctgatgtttgcagatgttgcCCCACTCGCACTTCCTGAAACCTCAAACTGAAGGTATCTCCcagaatacattttttttgtctttttttttttttgcttgtgtcattttgtaaatgtttatATGTACATTTGTACATACAGAAAACTATATGAAACTGTTTTAAGATGTGAAAAATCTttagtgaaataaaaatgtgatgtaatccaaaaagaagaaaaagatctGTTTTTTATCATAACTTATTTTGGATCTTGATAACCCGCTGAGATCATCGAGATTTGGATGGATGACACAATATTTTGGCAGAGCCATCTATCCTCTGTCCGTCTCCACATTTCCACCCCCATGTCTTTCCCAGCCTCTCGTCTCTGCCCTCtcctgctttcatctcctctgATACAACATACCCGGGCTTAGATTTCAGACTCAAAACCAAACATGGACTAAGAGGGggacaaaaaaaacacccaagAACCCAGAGAGAGGGAGGCCCACAAGCGAACTGACAGCTGGGTGTGAAAGTGTCACTCTCACCTCCTTGCTCATActctttcactctttttttgcCCTGTTTTtgccctttctttttcttctctgaaCATCGCCTTTTGAGGAAAAGCTGAACATCCGTCCACACAGCTGTATGTTGGAATGAGGAGAAAACAAACCTCAGAGCTGACTGAAAACTGTCAAAACTCACCGTTCCTTGTAAAACCGCACAACATACACACTCAAAATCAGAACATTAGAACTGAGCTGTTTGCTTTTCCGTGATAACGTCATAGCTTAAATTCAATGCAGATGATCACAGAGTCTCAGGTATCTTGTGCAATGCTGCACCCACAAATGTGTACAGTAGGATAAAGCAGGACATCATTCAACTGTGCCTGATGGGATGGATTAAATATGGTAGTCTCCACCGCTTTGATGTCTCGGTTCAACATTATGTCAGGcattatgtgaaaaagtaaatgTATGCTTtataatacaaaaaatgttccttTAGCTGTGCAAATACCATAAACCAAAAGTGAGCTTTCAGATTAGTTCGAGGACAAGCTTTTACAAACATGGCATAAAACTGTAGAAACATCATTTTAAGGTTTTATTCCAGTGCAGTAAATCTGAGTATCGCAGTAAAGTCAATGAAAATTCTACTAAAATACAATACTTGAAGTTTAAAATTGTGATTTACTACATATGACAAGAAGTTTTTGAAATATAAATCATTTGGGCACTTAAttacatttacatgtacaacTACTCATTAACACATTTAGGCAAGGTGACATgctaaagttcaaactgagcatcaggtctgagtatttcacaaactgctgatctactgggattttcccacataaGGTTCACAGACAAAGgtccaaaaattaaaaaaaaaaaaaaaacccattgaaCAGCAGCACAAGAGGTCAGAGAAGAATGGACagacaggaaggcaacagtaacacAAATAATCACTTGTTACACCcaatatgcagaagagcatctctaatTGCACAACACATCAagtcttgaagcagatgggctacagcagcagaagaccgcacagggtgccactcctgtcagctaagaacaggaaactgaggctaaacTTTGCACATTCTCACCAGAATAGGATgacaaaagactggaaaaa
Coding sequences:
- the efna1b gene encoding ephrin-A1b, producing MDVVCLLCLVLTIGSWFASAERHSVYWNSSNANFQWNEYTVEVRINDYLDIICPHYTHDEVPSHAAERYVLYMVEREDYEVCKPHSFDQLRWECSRPFAPHAPEKFSEKFQRFTPFTLGKEFRQGESYYYISKPMHHHGKDCLRLRVDVVGHKGSGKNHYDKSKARETEKILEGEKVNFPATGGVHNPSNHLPADDPAAMEPNVQRSVGNSAAQLISRSLLFALIPVLLALMLH